In a single window of the Antedon mediterranea chromosome 1, ecAntMedi1.1, whole genome shotgun sequence genome:
- the LOC140059388 gene encoding polypeptide N-acetylgalactosaminyltransferase 1-like isoform X4, producing MISKRRQCKLIIATSMIWVFIDVVAVLYYSAPCIGPTCKKASENDPNLVKRIVENANEWVYRKPEDKKQIDVPRQINLDAPGEMGKPVIIEQENKAESDRLFKINEFNLMASDRVALNRTLPDVRPRQCRDKVYSKNLPDTSVILVYHNEAWSTLLRNVHSIINRSPRDLLREIILVDDASDQDHLGKKLENYVAKLPVSVNIQRMPKRAGLIRARMRGADVAKGNVLTFLDSHCEVTEGWLEPLLARIHADRTIAVCPVIDVISDETFGYQHGNDPQMGGFGWSLFFKWYGVPKREALRRKGDPTQPVRSPTMAGGLFAISKDYFEELGRYDPGFDIWGGENLELSFKIWMCGGTLEFVPCSHVGHVFRKKSPYHFPPGTNYVNKNNRRLAEVWLDEYKNFYYRIAPSVAKTDPGDLTERHNLRKSLNCKSFKWYLENVYPESSWPVNFFSMGEIRNVETNQCLDTMMRDTGHKVGLYACHGQGGNQIWAFTKNFELKHDDSCLDVAHTGPVMMLSCHQQGGNQKWSYDKQERQKWTYFQETKELKHSSGLCLDTSEKAHDEPSVKPCNGHKTQQWEMINMQLLD from the exons atgatttcgAAAAGGAGACAGTGTAAGTTGATCATTGCAACCTCTATGATCTGGGTTTTTATTGATGTAGTGGCTGTACTGTACTACTCTGCTCCTTGTATAGGACCTACATGCAAAAAAGCAAGTGAAAACGATCCCAATCTAGTGAAACGTATTGTTGAGAATGCAAATGAATGGGTATATAGAAAACCAGaagataaaaaacaaatag ATGTTCCACGCCAAATCAACTTAGATGCACCTGGCGAAATGGGAAAGCCAGTAATCATAGAACAAGAAAATAAAGCAGAGTCAGACAGACTTTTTAAGataaatgaatttaatttaatggcAAGCGACAGAGTTGCACTAAATAGAACGTTACCTGATGTCCGTCCAAGACA ATGTCGGGACAAAGTCTACTCTAAGAATTTACCAGACACAAGTGTGATATTGGTCTATCATAATGAAGCATGGAGCACGTTGTTGCGCAATGTTCACAGTATCATTAATCGCTCACCTAGAGACCTTTTAAGAGAAATTATTCTAGTTGATGATGCTAGTGATCAAG ATCACCTTGGCAAGAAATTAGAAAACTATGTTGCTAAGTTACCGGTGTCCGTTAATATACAACGAATGCCAAAACGTGCCGGATTGATACGAGCGCGTATGCGAGGAGCAGACGTTGCAAAAGGAAATGTACTTACGTTTCTCGATTCCCATTGCGAAGTTACAGAAGGCTGGTTAGAACCACTGTTGGCAAGGATACACGCTGATAG AACAATTGCAGTTTGTCCTGTTATTGATGTAATCAGTGATGAGACTTTCGGTTATCAACACGGGAATGACCCGCAGATGGGCGGGTTCGGTTGGTCCTTATTTTTCAAGTGGTACGGTGTCCCTAAACGAGAAGCATTACGACGAAAAGGTGACCCGACCCAGCCTGTTAG GTCTCCTACAATGGCTGGTGGTCTTTTTGCCATTTCTAAGGATTATTTTGAAGAGCTTGGGCGGTATGATCCAGGTTTTGATATATGGGGAGGAGAGAATCTTGAACTTTCATTTAAA ATATGGATGTGTGGAGGCACATTGGAATTTGTTCCATGCTCTCACGTAGGCCATGTTTTTAGGAAGAAGTCACCATATCACTTTCCTCCAGGcacaaattatgtaaataaaaataatcgaaGATTAGCGGAAGTATGGCTTGATGAATACAAGAATTTTTATTATAGAATAGCGCCATCAGTTGCCAAAACCGATCCAGGAGATCTTACAGAACGTCATAACCTTAGGAAAAGTCTGAATTGTAAATCCTTTAAATGGTATTTAGAGAATGTTTACCCAGAGTCATCGTGGCCTGTTAATTTCTTCAGTATGGGTGAG attcgAAACGTAGAGACAAACCAATGCTTAGATACTATGATGAGAGACACAGGTCATAAAGTTGGCCTCTATGCTTGCCATGGTCAAGGGGGTAACCAG ATCTGGGCTTTTACAAAGAACTTTGAATTAAAACATGATGATTCCTGTCTAGATGTGGCACACACAGGACCAGTAATGATGTTGTCATGCCATCAACAAGGTGGTAATCAGAAATGGTCCTATGATAAACAG gAAAGGCAAAAGTGGACTTATTTTCAAGAG ACCAAAGAATTGAAACATAGCAGTGGACTATGCTTGGATACATCAGAAAAGGCTCACGATGAACCAAGTGTGAAACCATGCAATGGTCACAAGACGCAACAATGGGAAATGATCAATATGCAGCTACTTGACTGA